In one Neobacillus sp. WH10 genomic region, the following are encoded:
- the arsC gene encoding arsenate reductase (thioredoxin) — protein MENKKRIYFLCTGNSCRSQMAEGWGKKYLGDKWEVRSAGIETHGLNPNAVKAMKEAGIDISSQTSDLIDPVYLDSADLVVTLCVDAADKCPVTPLSVKRVHWGFDDPAKAQGTDEEKWAFFQRVRDEIGDRIKRFAETGE, from the coding sequence ATGGAAAACAAAAAAAGAATTTACTTCTTATGTACTGGAAACTCTTGCCGTAGCCAAATGGCTGAAGGATGGGGAAAGAAATACTTAGGTGATAAATGGGAAGTACGTAGTGCTGGTATTGAAACACACGGGTTGAACCCAAATGCTGTAAAAGCAATGAAAGAAGCTGGCATTGATATTTCAAGCCAAACTTCCGATCTTATCGATCCAGTATATTTAGACAGCGCTGATTTAGTCGTTACTTTATGTGTGGATGCTGCTGACAAATGTCCAGTTACACCACTAAGTGTAAAACGAGTACATTGGGGATTTGATGATCCAGCAAAAGCTCAAGGAACAGACGAAGAAAAATGGGCTTTCTTTCAACGTGTGCGTGATGAGATTGGAGATCGTATTAAGCGTTTTGCTGAAACTGGTGAGTAA
- a CDS encoding CBS domain-containing protein yields MNIAFFLIPKNEVAYIKYESTMRQALEKMEYHRYTAVPLIDCDGRYVGTLTEGDLLWKIKNTPNFNFESTRKIWLNEVPLHKKNQAISINSEIEDIILKSIEQNFVPVVDDDNTFIGIIRRREIIDFCAKRIFASP; encoded by the coding sequence TTGAATATAGCATTTTTTCTTATACCTAAAAATGAAGTTGCGTATATAAAGTATGAATCGACCATGAGGCAAGCCTTAGAAAAAATGGAATATCACAGATATACAGCTGTTCCCTTAATAGATTGTGATGGAAGGTACGTTGGTACATTAACGGAAGGGGATCTGTTATGGAAAATAAAGAACACACCAAATTTTAATTTTGAAAGCACTAGAAAAATTTGGCTAAATGAAGTACCTCTTCACAAAAAAAATCAAGCAATCTCGATAAATTCAGAAATCGAGGACATTATTTTAAAATCAATTGAACAAAATTTTGTTCCGGTTGTCGATGATGATAATACATTTATTGGTATCATCCGAAGAAGAGAAATTATTGATTTTTGTGCAAAAAGAATTTTTGCTTCACCATGA
- a CDS encoding universal stress protein: MSDKFRRKSPEEFLQSIYKVQRGRLKIILGAVSGSGKTFNMILEGNELKKKSIDVVIGIISASDRPHTIEQIGELESVPPIEWMENGIHKYDLDLPAIIERNPEVVLVDELSHRNRPDALYKTRLEDVLKLISNNISVITTINIYELEGVKEVAEKLLGIKVQVDHCVPDNTLSMADEVKLLDVTPEQILNRIQDGFIDEVHEERRKRQTLFRRDNLAVLRELSLRFLAGEVNEELDDYREKQGLIGPSGATERILVSVQYHWNGSILIRRGQQIAKRLGGELYVVCFRLPNKKLSKEEETFKRSIIKLVDKVDGEFEEVPLTRDEVAEEIVNYATNKNVTRIVMGQSKRSRFEEIIYGSIINKILRKTRNMDVFIVADRTEKNGERVIPAKWKEDNKKNPYHRMTNQEVEEHIDRIRRGNLKVYIGAAPGVGKTYTMLREANLLKRKGLDIIIGLLETHGRKETFEQIGILELIPKKKINYKNVVLEEMDTEAIIKRNPEVVLVDELAHTNVPGSDNKKRYQDVEEILKAGISVISTMNIQHLESLNDSVEQITGVRVRETVPDQVLRMADEIELIDISPKALRERMREGNIYANEKVEQALSHFFKTGNLIALRELALREVADDVDERLESWERKRTLRGPWRKQEVIFVCVNLRPDSVPLIRRGFRIAYRLKAEWYVVYVQDHSPLTEEEVKNFENIKLMTERLGGIFEMYETSHHRQVVGELVQRLNEKNATQVIIGHSARKRIEEILKGSVVQRLLRAVRHLDVLVVADHQPEIVDRSKSNLN; this comes from the coding sequence ATGTCGGACAAATTTCGAAGAAAGTCACCAGAGGAATTCTTACAATCCATTTATAAGGTTCAACGCGGCAGATTAAAAATCATCCTTGGGGCTGTTTCAGGCTCAGGAAAGACTTTTAATATGATATTGGAAGGTAATGAGCTTAAGAAAAAATCAATTGATGTGGTCATTGGAATTATAAGTGCATCCGACCGCCCTCATACCATTGAACAAATAGGGGAATTAGAAAGCGTTCCACCAATTGAATGGATGGAAAATGGAATCCATAAATATGATTTGGATTTACCTGCTATCATTGAAAGAAATCCTGAAGTAGTACTTGTGGACGAATTATCACACCGTAATCGTCCTGATGCGTTATATAAGACAAGGCTTGAAGATGTTTTAAAGTTAATAAGTAATAATATTAGTGTAATTACAACAATAAACATCTATGAATTAGAAGGGGTCAAAGAGGTTGCAGAAAAACTGTTGGGTATTAAGGTACAAGTAGACCATTGTGTACCAGATAATACTCTTTCGATGGCAGATGAGGTGAAGCTTTTAGATGTAACTCCTGAACAAATCCTAAATCGAATTCAAGATGGTTTTATCGATGAAGTACATGAAGAAAGGAGAAAACGGCAAACATTATTCAGGAGAGATAATTTGGCCGTTTTACGTGAACTTTCCTTACGCTTTTTAGCTGGTGAAGTGAATGAAGAATTAGATGACTATCGTGAAAAACAGGGGTTAATTGGACCATCGGGTGCTACGGAGAGAATTCTTGTTTCCGTTCAATACCATTGGAACGGATCAATTTTAATACGCCGAGGCCAACAAATTGCAAAACGTTTAGGTGGGGAATTATATGTCGTCTGTTTTCGTTTACCCAATAAAAAGCTTTCAAAGGAAGAGGAGACTTTTAAGAGATCCATTATTAAGCTAGTTGATAAAGTTGATGGAGAATTTGAAGAAGTACCATTAACTAGAGATGAAGTAGCGGAGGAAATTGTTAACTATGCAACGAACAAGAACGTTACCAGGATTGTAATGGGGCAATCAAAACGAAGCCGCTTTGAGGAAATAATTTATGGATCAATTATAAATAAAATACTGCGTAAAACAAGGAATATGGATGTTTTTATTGTGGCGGACCGTACTGAAAAAAATGGTGAAAGAGTAATCCCAGCTAAGTGGAAGGAAGATAATAAGAAAAATCCATACCATCGTATGACAAATCAAGAAGTGGAAGAACACATAGATCGGATTAGACGAGGAAATTTAAAAGTATATATAGGCGCAGCACCAGGTGTTGGTAAGACCTATACCATGCTTCGTGAGGCCAACCTATTAAAAAGAAAAGGTTTGGATATCATCATTGGGCTACTTGAAACACATGGAAGAAAAGAAACATTTGAACAAATCGGGATCCTTGAATTAATACCAAAGAAAAAAATTAATTATAAAAATGTGGTTCTCGAAGAAATGGATACAGAAGCAATTATTAAACGGAATCCAGAAGTTGTACTAGTCGATGAATTGGCGCATACAAATGTCCCTGGGAGTGATAATAAAAAACGTTATCAAGATGTGGAGGAAATTCTAAAAGCAGGAATTTCTGTTATTTCAACAATGAACATTCAACATTTAGAAAGCTTGAACGATAGTGTCGAACAAATTACTGGGGTTCGTGTCCGTGAAACAGTACCGGATCAAGTGCTAAGAATGGCAGACGAAATTGAACTTATAGATATTTCACCTAAAGCACTTAGGGAACGAATGCGTGAAGGAAATATTTATGCAAATGAAAAAGTAGAACAAGCTCTAAGTCATTTTTTTAAGACAGGTAATTTAATTGCTCTGCGTGAATTAGCTTTACGTGAGGTTGCCGATGATGTAGATGAAAGACTTGAGTCATGGGAGAGAAAGCGGACATTAAGGGGTCCATGGAGAAAACAGGAGGTTATTTTTGTTTGTGTAAATTTACGTCCTGACAGTGTACCTCTTATTCGGCGAGGGTTTCGAATAGCTTATCGGTTAAAAGCAGAATGGTATGTTGTTTACGTTCAAGATCATTCACCGCTAACTGAAGAGGAGGTAAAGAATTTCGAGAACATCAAATTAATGACAGAACGACTTGGTGGAATCTTCGAAATGTATGAAACTTCTCATCACCGACAAGTAGTTGGGGAATTAGTGCAACGGTTAAATGAAAAAAATGCAACACAAGTGATTATCGGCCATTCTGCACGGAAGAGGATAGAAGAAATTTTAAAAGGGTCAGTGGTACAAAGGTTACTTCGGGCTGTGCGTCATTTGGATGTATTAGTTGTTGCAGACCATCAACCTGAAATTGTTGATCGAAGCAAAAGTAATCTTAATTAA
- a CDS encoding pyruvate kinase, whose product MSIDRICTIGPASNDKSVLTELINHGMTIARLNFSHGTYESHSNVIRLIKSLSNEMGRQIKILGDLQGPKIRLGKVKGEKVTLKTGQDFTLVCDQIIGNEQQASVDYENLVKDVQPNNRILINDGAVELLVTSVDQTKVVTKVRSGGEISSHKGVNLPGVVTSLPSITEKDKLDIEFLLQEEIDFIACSFVRRASHINEIRNFIKGKQGHVPQLVAKIETIEAIHNLQEICKETDAVMIARGDLGVELPYQWIPLLQKAMIRECNRLNTYVITATQMLQSMVDNPIPTRAEVMDVFQSVLDGTNAVMLSAESAAGHYPVQSIETLKLVSQFAECVRKEEPFDFTDMLNLLNNTISC is encoded by the coding sequence ATGTCGATAGATCGTATTTGTACAATTGGCCCTGCAAGTAATGATAAATCCGTTCTTACTGAATTGATTAATCATGGTATGACGATTGCCAGATTGAATTTTTCTCATGGGACATACGAAAGTCACAGTAACGTTATTCGATTAATAAAATCACTTAGTAATGAGATGGGACGACAAATAAAAATTCTAGGGGATTTACAAGGTCCCAAAATTCGATTAGGTAAAGTTAAAGGTGAAAAAGTCACTCTCAAAACGGGACAGGACTTTACACTTGTTTGTGATCAAATTATCGGTAACGAACAACAGGCAAGTGTTGACTATGAAAATTTAGTCAAAGATGTCCAACCAAATAATCGTATCTTAATTAATGATGGCGCCGTAGAATTGTTGGTTACTTCTGTAGATCAGACTAAAGTTGTTACAAAGGTCAGGTCAGGCGGAGAAATTTCTTCTCATAAAGGAGTGAATTTGCCAGGGGTTGTTACAAGTTTGCCCTCAATAACTGAAAAAGATAAATTAGATATTGAATTCCTATTACAGGAAGAAATTGATTTCATTGCTTGTTCATTTGTACGCAGAGCGTCTCATATCAATGAAATCAGGAATTTTATTAAAGGCAAACAAGGGCATGTTCCCCAATTGGTGGCGAAAATTGAAACCATTGAGGCGATCCATAACCTCCAAGAAATATGTAAGGAGACTGATGCCGTAATGATTGCTAGAGGTGATCTAGGGGTAGAGCTGCCCTACCAATGGATTCCACTTTTGCAAAAAGCTATGATTAGAGAATGTAATCGGTTGAATACCTATGTCATTACGGCTACACAGATGCTTCAATCAATGGTGGATAACCCTATACCAACCCGGGCAGAAGTCATGGATGTATTTCAAAGCGTTTTAGATGGAACAAATGCTGTCATGTTGTCGGCTGAAAGCGCTGCAGGGCACTATCCGGTTCAGAGCATCGAAACATTGAAGCTTGTGTCTCAATTTGCAGAATGTGTTAGGAAAGAGGAGCCATTTGACTTTACAGATATGTTGAACTTATTGAATAATACGATAAGTTGTTAA
- the kdpC gene encoding potassium-transporting ATPase subunit KdpC — MLKSLRLCLVLLIICGIAYPLVVTGISTVTMPDKSKGSLIESNGKVVGSELIGQMFKDPKYFSGRVSSIEYNAAGSGSNNYAPSNKDMIERTKKDIEAFIAANPDVKKGEIPADLLTNSGSGLDPHISPLAAEIQVPRIAKTRGIEEAKIYHLIKEKTEERQLGVFGEPRVNVLELNMALDQMK, encoded by the coding sequence ATGTTAAAAAGTTTAAGGCTTTGCCTTGTTTTATTAATTATTTGTGGGATTGCCTATCCATTGGTTGTAACGGGCATCTCAACAGTAACGATGCCTGATAAGTCCAAAGGCAGCTTAATTGAAAGTAATGGAAAAGTGGTTGGTTCTGAGCTAATTGGACAGATGTTTAAGGATCCTAAATATTTTAGTGGTCGGGTATCTTCTATTGAGTATAATGCAGCCGGATCAGGTTCTAACAATTATGCCCCTTCCAATAAGGACATGATTGAACGGACAAAAAAAGATATTGAAGCCTTTATTGCTGCAAATCCTGATGTGAAGAAAGGAGAAATACCTGCAGATTTATTAACAAACTCTGGTTCAGGACTTGATCCACACATTTCTCCATTAGCAGCAGAAATACAAGTTCCTCGAATTGCTAAGACTAGAGGAATAGAAGAAGCAAAGATCTATCATTTAATAAAAGAAAAAACAGAAGAGCGTCAACTGGGGGTTTTTGGTGAGCCTAGAGTCAACGTTTTAGAATTAAATATGGCATTAGACCAAATGAAGTAG
- the kdpB gene encoding potassium-transporting ATPase subunit KdpB, translating to MNTTRKNTLSKEIVKNAIKDSFKKLNPMLMVKNPVMFVVEVGFVITFLLSIFPSLFGGESDALYNGLVSCILFITIMFANFAEALAEGRGKAQADSLKKTKQDSKAKRLQKDGSYTIVDSTELRKGDVVLVEANEMIPGDGEVIEGVASVDESAITGESAPVIKESGGDFSSVTGGTRVTSDSIKVKITADPGESFLDRMIGLVEGAKRQKTPNEIALNTLLVSLTLIFLIVCTTLVPISSYVNANISIATLIALLVCLIPTTIGGLLSAIGIAGMDRVTQFNVIAMSGKAVEAAGDINTIILDKTGTITHGNRMAASFLAVQNIAQDELNRAAVASSLHDDTPEGRSIIELGKKFNTVLPEISGTEGVEFKAETRMSGTNFPDGMEVRKGAVDAIKAYVKEQGGVVPVDLEEKAKEIAVEGGTPLAVAVGNRILGLIYLKDTVKAGMRERFDELRKMGIKTVMCTGDNPLTAATIAKEAGVDDFIAEAKPEDKIAVIKKEQAEGKLVAMTGDGTNDAPALAQADVGLAMNTGTTAAKEAANMVDLDSDPTKIIEVVSIGKQLLMTRGALTTFSIANDVAKYFAIIPAIFMIAIPKMEALNIMNLQTPDSAILSALIFNAIIIPLLIPLAIKGVKYIPMSATKLLNRNLFIYGFGGVVVPFIGIKIIDIALSLFI from the coding sequence ATGAACACAACGCGTAAAAATACGCTCAGTAAAGAGATTGTTAAAAATGCGATAAAGGATTCATTTAAAAAACTGAATCCAATGTTAATGGTAAAAAATCCAGTTATGTTTGTTGTAGAAGTAGGATTCGTTATTACCTTTTTATTGTCGATTTTTCCTTCTCTTTTCGGTGGAGAATCAGACGCATTGTATAACGGCTTAGTTAGCTGCATTTTATTTATTACAATCATGTTTGCTAATTTTGCAGAAGCATTAGCTGAAGGCAGGGGAAAAGCTCAGGCCGATAGTTTAAAGAAAACAAAACAAGATTCGAAAGCGAAGCGACTACAAAAAGATGGCAGTTATACAATTGTTGATTCAACCGAATTGCGCAAGGGTGATGTCGTCCTAGTAGAAGCAAACGAAATGATTCCTGGAGATGGTGAAGTAATAGAAGGGGTTGCCTCAGTAGATGAATCAGCGATTACCGGTGAATCTGCTCCAGTTATTAAAGAATCAGGTGGTGATTTCAGTTCGGTTACAGGTGGTACTAGAGTAACCAGTGACAGCATAAAAGTAAAAATCACTGCTGATCCTGGTGAGTCCTTCCTTGATCGGATGATTGGTTTAGTGGAAGGGGCGAAACGCCAAAAAACACCGAATGAAATCGCGTTAAATACACTTTTAGTTAGTTTAACACTAATATTTTTAATTGTATGTACAACGCTTGTTCCTATTTCTTCATATGTTAATGCTAATATTTCGATTGCAACTTTAATTGCATTGCTTGTTTGTTTAATCCCGACAACCATAGGCGGTCTTCTTTCGGCCATTGGTATTGCAGGTATGGATCGTGTCACTCAGTTTAACGTCATAGCAATGTCAGGTAAAGCAGTGGAAGCAGCTGGAGATATTAATACAATCATTCTGGATAAAACGGGTACGATTACACATGGTAACCGGATGGCAGCATCTTTTTTAGCAGTTCAAAATATTGCTCAGGATGAATTAAACCGTGCAGCAGTGGCTAGTTCACTTCATGATGATACACCGGAAGGCAGGTCTATCATTGAACTAGGTAAAAAATTTAATACTGTCCTTCCAGAGATTTCTGGTACAGAAGGAGTAGAATTTAAAGCGGAAACTCGGATGAGTGGAACTAATTTTCCAGATGGTATGGAGGTACGTAAAGGGGCGGTTGATGCCATTAAAGCATATGTGAAGGAGCAAGGCGGAGTAGTTCCAGTCGACTTGGAAGAAAAGGCAAAGGAAATTGCCGTCGAAGGGGGAACTCCTTTAGCTGTAGCTGTTGGAAATCGTATTTTAGGATTAATTTATTTGAAGGATACCGTGAAGGCTGGCATGAGAGAGCGGTTCGATGAGTTAAGAAAAATGGGGATAAAAACAGTCATGTGCACAGGTGACAATCCTTTGACTGCTGCAACCATTGCAAAAGAAGCCGGCGTAGATGACTTTATTGCCGAAGCAAAACCTGAAGATAAAATTGCTGTTATAAAAAAGGAACAAGCCGAAGGGAAATTGGTCGCAATGACAGGTGACGGCACAAACGATGCACCTGCACTTGCACAAGCGGATGTTGGCCTGGCTATGAACACTGGAACAACGGCGGCAAAAGAAGCGGCTAACATGGTTGACTTAGACTCTGATCCAACGAAAATCATTGAAGTTGTATCAATAGGAAAACAGCTGCTGATGACGCGTGGTGCTTTGACAACGTTTAGTATCGCGAATGATGTTGCTAAATATTTTGCCATCATTCCTGCCATTTTCATGATAGCTATACCTAAGATGGAAGCACTAAACATTATGAACCTTCAAACCCCAGATAGCGCCATTCTTTCAGCACTCATTTTTAACGCCATCATAATACCATTGCTTATTCCATTAGCGATAAAGGGTGTTAAATATATTCCAATGAGTGCAACAAAATTATTAAACCGCAATCTGTTTATATATGGGTTTGGCGGTGTCGTGGTGCCATTTATAGGTATCAAAATAATTGATATCGCATTAAGTTTGTTTATTTAA
- the pssA gene encoding CDP-diacylglycerol--serine O-phosphatidyltransferase has translation MYSQIAKAIPNLFTIGNLLCGVLSITFNMSGFLEVASILIFFSAVLDLFDGRIARKLKVNSEFGVELDSLADIVSFGVAPALLFHSIAAPSILTSIAFILFPTMGALRLARFSVKPTIGYFKGLPIPAAGLPLAGMGLFSYSNAWITLILALLMVSPIKVKKL, from the coding sequence TTGTACAGTCAGATAGCAAAAGCTATACCCAATTTATTTACGATTGGAAATTTATTGTGCGGTGTTCTTTCAATTACCTTTAATATGAGTGGCTTTTTGGAAGTAGCCTCCATTTTAATTTTTTTTTCGGCTGTTTTAGATCTTTTTGATGGAAGGATCGCGAGAAAATTAAAAGTAAATAGTGAATTTGGTGTAGAATTGGATTCCTTAGCTGATATTGTTAGTTTCGGTGTTGCTCCTGCGCTTTTATTTCATTCGATTGCAGCACCCTCCATTTTAACTTCTATAGCATTTATCCTTTTCCCAACAATGGGGGCATTAAGATTAGCTAGATTTAGTGTTAAACCAACCATTGGGTATTTTAAAGGATTACCTATTCCAGCTGCAGGATTACCATTGGCTGGTATGGGATTATTTTCATATAGCAATGCATGGATTACCTTAATCCTTGCTCTCTTAATGGTAAGTCCAATTAAGGTAAAAAAACTTTAA
- the kdpA gene encoding potassium-transporting ATPase subunit KdpA, translating to MDFLQITIVLVLVVILAIPMGRYIASAFSLESTKLDRVFGGIEKSIYKISGIQETDMKWQQYAKALLLSNLVMFGIGYIIVRFQHLLPGNPSDIGAMEPLLSFNTIASFLTNTNLQHYSGESGLSYFSQMMVIIFLMFTTPATGLALCIAFFRGITGQRSIGNFYVDLVRALTRILIPLSIIVALFLVGQGVPQTLEPTVTAHTVEGIVQKIARGPVAALESIKHLGTNGGGIFGVNSAHPFENPTPLSNVIEIISMFLIPASLPFAFGRMSKNRKQGIILFTAMGIIFLGFLSLAYFSEANGNPALKGIGLSQENGSMEGKEVRFGLAQSALFTTVTTAATTGSVNNMHDTLTPLGGLVPLGQMMLNCVFGGDGVGSINILMYAILAVFLAGLMVGRTPEFLGRKIEAKEMKLIAITILIHPLIILVPSAIALATNMGTAAISNPGFHGLSQVVYEFTSSAANNGSGFEGLGDNTLFWNISTGIVMLFGRYFSMIAMIAVAGSMLAKKPVPETLGTFKTDNSTFMVVLLATVLIVGALTFFPVLALGPVAEWLTIR from the coding sequence ATGGATTTTTTACAAATAACCATAGTGTTGGTTTTGGTTGTTATCCTAGCAATACCTATGGGGCGATATATAGCATCAGCATTCTCTTTAGAATCGACCAAATTGGATAGAGTTTTCGGTGGCATAGAAAAATCAATCTATAAAATTTCTGGCATACAAGAAACTGATATGAAATGGCAGCAATACGCTAAAGCTCTTTTATTAAGTAATCTTGTGATGTTCGGGATTGGATATATCATTGTGCGTTTCCAGCACCTACTCCCGGGTAATCCCAGTGATATAGGGGCCATGGAACCTCTCTTATCATTTAACACTATTGCCAGCTTCTTAACAAATACAAACTTGCAGCACTATAGTGGAGAATCTGGGTTATCTTATTTCTCTCAAATGATGGTCATTATTTTTCTGATGTTCACTACTCCAGCCACTGGTTTAGCGCTTTGTATCGCCTTTTTCAGAGGTATTACAGGTCAGAGAAGCATCGGTAACTTTTATGTTGATTTAGTACGTGCACTCACACGTATTCTTATTCCATTATCGATTATTGTTGCCTTGTTCCTTGTTGGTCAAGGAGTTCCACAAACATTGGAACCGACTGTAACAGCCCATACAGTTGAAGGTATTGTACAAAAGATAGCTCGAGGTCCTGTTGCTGCATTGGAATCTATTAAACACTTAGGTACAAATGGGGGTGGGATCTTTGGAGTGAACTCTGCTCATCCATTTGAGAACCCTACACCGCTTTCGAATGTAATCGAGATAATCTCTATGTTTTTAATACCAGCTTCTTTACCATTTGCTTTTGGACGAATGAGTAAAAACCGGAAACAAGGTATTATCTTATTCACAGCAATGGGGATCATCTTCCTCGGATTCCTGTCACTAGCATACTTTAGTGAAGCTAATGGAAATCCTGCCTTAAAGGGAATTGGTCTGTCACAGGAAAACGGCAGTATGGAAGGGAAGGAAGTTAGATTTGGTCTTGCTCAGTCTGCACTATTTACAACGGTAACAACTGCTGCTACTACAGGTTCAGTTAACAATATGCATGATACATTGACTCCTCTCGGAGGGCTTGTACCACTGGGTCAAATGATGCTTAACTGTGTGTTTGGAGGAGACGGAGTAGGGTCTATCAATATATTAATGTATGCCATCTTAGCCGTATTCTTAGCTGGCTTAATGGTTGGTCGTACTCCTGAATTTCTGGGCAGAAAAATTGAAGCAAAGGAAATGAAATTGATTGCTATTACGATACTGATTCATCCGTTAATCATATTAGTGCCATCCGCTATTGCACTTGCCACTAATATGGGGACAGCTGCCATCTCCAATCCTGGATTCCATGGTCTTTCCCAGGTAGTGTATGAGTTTACTTCATCAGCTGCCAATAACGGATCTGGATTTGAGGGGCTAGGAGACAATACCCTATTTTGGAATATTTCGACGGGTATAGTCATGTTGTTTGGACGATATTTCTCCATGATTGCCATGATAGCAGTGGCAGGATCAATGTTGGCTAAAAAACCGGTACCTGAGACACTTGGTACCTTCAAAACAGATAACAGTACATTTATGGTTGTTTTACTCGCTACAGTATTGATTGTAGGTGCTTTAACATTCTTCCCAGTACTTGCGCTAGGACCAGTGGCAGAATGGCTGACCATACGATAA
- a CDS encoding DUF2294 domain-containing protein: protein MAMLIKRMEAEISAAFIKFQRDLLGRGPQEAKTYIVQDMVITRFKGVLTTEEKHLVSHEKGKMLVKKMRQVLREMYSRDFEEIVEKITECKVLSSHSDISTKTGERIEVFIVDKDLQKYLEQKQS, encoded by the coding sequence ATGGCTATGTTAATTAAAAGGATGGAAGCAGAAATTAGTGCTGCATTTATTAAATTCCAACGGGATCTCTTAGGACGCGGCCCCCAGGAAGCTAAAACATACATCGTACAAGACATGGTGATTACTCGCTTTAAAGGCGTTTTAACAACAGAGGAAAAACACCTTGTCAGTCATGAGAAAGGTAAAATGTTAGTGAAAAAAATGCGGCAGGTCCTACGTGAAATGTACAGCCGAGATTTCGAAGAGATTGTAGAAAAAATAACCGAATGTAAAGTTCTCTCCAGCCACAGCGACATTAGTACAAAAACTGGAGAAAGAATTGAAGTTTTTATCGTAGATAAGGACTTACAAAAATATTTAGAACAAAAGCAGTCTTAA
- a CDS encoding PCYCGC motif-containing (lipo)protein, giving the protein MGILTGCGSKEELTLDPKHKELPDYILNASEKVQETYVMAAQYPEALASVPCYCGCYAEDGHKSNLDCFVDSLGSDMQVTEWDSMGISUDICVDIAREATEMYQDGKELKEINRLITNKYESYGEPTPTPVPK; this is encoded by the coding sequence ATGGGTATCCTTACAGGCTGCGGTTCTAAAGAAGAACTAACTTTAGATCCTAAACATAAAGAACTGCCTGATTATATACTGAATGCATCTGAAAAGGTTCAGGAAACCTATGTCATGGCTGCTCAATATCCTGAAGCATTGGCATCTGTTCCTTGTTATTGCGGCTGTTATGCAGAAGATGGACATAAAAGCAATCTAGATTGCTTTGTTGATAGTCTGGGTTCTGACATGCAAGTTACTGAATGGGATTCAATGGGAATATCTTGAGACATATGTGTCGACATCGCCCGTGAGGCGACTGAAATGTATCAAGATGGAAAAGAGTTAAAAGAAATTAATAGGTTAATCACAAATAAGTATGAATCATACGGAGAGCCAACACCAACTCCTGTACCAAAATAA